The Pseudomonas sp. FP2309 genomic sequence CAGTGCTGGCGTCGTCGGCGACATTGAAGCGCAGAGTGATCATCCACTGGATTGCCTGGTCCACCAGGCGCGGATCAAAGTTCGACATAGCGCAACCGATAGCAAGCATGAAGTGCCTTGGACAGGTCACGTTCTACCGTCGCCTTGGACACATCCAGGCGCTCGGCGATCTGCGCGCAGGTCAGGCCGTCCAGTTGTGCGAGCAGGAACGCCTCCCGCACGCGCGGCTTGAGCTGGTCGAGCAGGCGGTCGATACGTTCCAGGCTGTCGAGGATCAGCCGCCGCGTTTCTTCCGACGGCACCTCGATTTCAGGAAAATGCGCGAGGCTTTCGAGATAGGCGCGTTCCAGTTCCCGACGCCGGTAGTGGTCAATCATGAGGCTGCGCGCGATGGTGCTCAGGTAGGCACGTGGCTGCTGCAAGGTCTGCTGCTTGCGCGCATTGAGCAGGCGCACGAAGGTTTCCTGGGCCAGGTCGGCGGCATGTTCACGGCAACCGGTGCGGCGGTTCAACCAACTGCGCAGCCAGGCGTGATGGGCATGGTACAGCTGGCCGATAGCGGCATGGTCCAGTGGGGGATCGCTCGACATGGGCATCCTGGCGCAGCAGTCTTAATTGATAATGTTTCGCATTCTAGTCGCTGCGCAGGGCGGGGGCCAGCATCATTTTTGGGGTGCGTGGGGTGATCATGTTGCGCCGCGACGGGCCAGGGGGAGGGGGTGTGTGGCGAGCCCGCTCGCCACAGCTACAGTCACATCGGTTGCATCAGCCCAGGCGCGCAGCCGCCCGTGCGGTGATTTCACCGCGCACCTTGCGCGAGTCCACCGTGCGTTTTTTCGCCTCTTCCAGCACATGCGCGGGCGCCGTCTGCGGGCTGCCCGCGTCAAACGGCGGCGCCGGTGCGTATTCGATCTGCAACTGCACCAACTGCGCCGCCGCTTCGCTGTACAGCTCTGCCGCCAGCACCAGGGCGAAATCAATGCCTGCGGTGATCCCGCCGCCGGTAAACAGGTTGCCGTCACGTACCACGCGCTCCTGCACCGGGATGGCGCCGAGCGGCGCGAGCATGTCGTGATAAGCCCAGTGGGTGGTGGCCTTGCGGCCGCGCAACAAACCTGCGGCGCCGAGCACCAGCGAGCCGGTGCACACCGACGTCACATAGCGCGCGGTCTGGGCCTGGGCTTTGAGAAAGTCGAGGGTGTGCGGGTCTTCCATCAACGCACCCACCCCGGAACCGCCGGGCACGCACAGCACATCCAGGTTCGGGCAGTCGGCATAAGTCGTGGTTGGGGTGAACACCAGACCGGTGCTGGAGGTGACGGGCGCCAGGTCTTTCCACACCAGGTGCAACTTCACATCCGGCAGCGAACCCAGCACGTCATAAGGGCCGGTCAGGTCCAGTTGCTGGATGCCGGGAAACAACACAAAGCCGATCTGCAAGGTCATCAATGACGCTCCAATAAAGGGGTGGACGGCTCCACTCTAGAGGCCTAGTCTTTGGCGAATACGCCATTGAACCCACCAATCACGCCAACCATGTCCAGAATCGTCCACGTCCTTGCTTTCGATAATGTTCAAGTGCTCGACGTGACCGGGCCGCTGCAGGTGTTCGCCTCCGCCAACGACCTGGCCCGCCAGCGCGGCCAGCCATTGCCGTACGCGGTCTCGGTGATTGCGGCGCAAACGGAACCGGTGATGACCTCCGCCGGCCTGGCGCTGGTGGCCGAGCCTTTGCCCGCCGCCGATGCGCCGTGCGACACCCTGGTGATTGCCGGCGGCTGGGGCGTTTACGGCGCCGCCGAAGACCTGGCGCTGGTGGACTGGGTGCGCGAAAAAGCCCGGCACACCCGGCGCATGACCTCGGTGTGTACCGGCGCATTCCTGCTGGCCGCCAGCGGCATGCTCGACGGCTGTCGCGTGGCCACTCACTGGACGCGCTGTGAAGAACTGGCGCGCAAGTTTCCCGCGCTGACGGTGGAGTCCAACCCGATCTTTATCCAGCAAGGCGCCGTGTGGACGTCGGCCGGGGTCACTGCGGGCATCGACCTGTGCCTGGCCCTGGTGGAGCAAGACCTGGGCGGCGCGGTGGCGTTGGAAGTGGCGCGGCACCTGGTGGTGTTTCTCAAGCGCCCTGGTGGCCAGTCGCAGTTCAGCGTCACGTTGTCCCTGCAAAAAGGGGACAGCCGCTTCGCTGAACTTCACGCCTGGATCGCCGAACACCTCAGCCTGGACCTGAACATTTCGACCCTGGCGGCCCAGGTCGGCATGAGTGAGCGCAGTTTCGTGCGCCACTACCGCGCTGAAACCGGCCAGACCCCGGCCCGCGCCGTCGAACTGATCCGCGTCGAGACCGCGCGCCGGCAGTTGGCGCACAGCAACACGTCGATCAAACGCATCGCCGTGCAGTGTGGCTTTGGCTGTGAAGAAACCCTGCGGCGCAGCTTCCTGCGGGCTTTGGCGGTGACGCCCCAGGCTTACCGTGAACGCTTTTCGCCAGTGTCATAGGCGAGCAATTCCAACAGTGCCTCAAGGGTGGCGCCGGGCGCCTCCTGAGGAATATTGTGGCCCACGCCGGGCAACACCTGACGCCGGTAGAAGCCGCTGAAGTGCTGCACATCCTCGTCCACTTCCGACGGCGGACCGACGCCATCATCGGCACCGCACAACGAAATGCTGGGTACCGAGATCAACGGTTGCTCAGCGAGTTTCTCCTCGATGAACTCAAGTGCCGGGTCGCCGGGCGCATACATGAAGCGATGGCGATAAGAGTGAATCACCACCTCGACGAAATCCGGGTTATCGAACGACGGCGCCGTGTGCGCATACAGCCCAGGCCCCGCGGCCCACGACGGCGACCACAACGACCACAGCAGCTTGCATAACCCGCGACGGTTGGCGGTCAAACCCTCCACGCCGCGCGGGGTATGGAAGTAATACTGGTACCACAGGCGGTGTTCCGTCTCCGGCGCGCGCGGGGCGGGCGACTTTGAGATGTCCTGGATGTTGTAGCCGTCGCCTGTCACCAACCCACGGACTCGTTGCGGCCACAGCGCCGCGACGATACACGCGGCGCGTCCACCCCAGTCATACCCCGCCAGCATGGCGCGCGGGATAGACAGCGCATCCATGAACTCGAGCAGATCCTGCGCCAGCGCCGCCTGTTGCCCGGAACGCATCACCTGATCGTTGATAAAGCGTGTCGGGCCGTACCCGCGCAAGTAGGGCACCAGCACCCGGTAACCACGCTCGGCGAGCACCGGCGCAATCGAGTCATAGCCGCGCGGGTCATAAGGGAACCCATGCAGCAGAATCACCGGCTCGCCGTCGGCAGGGCCATGGGCTTCGTAGGCGATGTCGAGCATCGACGTGCGCACGTAATGCAGCGAGGGAGCGGTGATCATGAGGGGCGCCTGTCGGTTGGCCAGAAGAATAAACACTCTAGCTCAACATCACGCGGCATCGGTTTTCTAACGGGCGTTCGTCTCAAGGTTGCCATACGGTCTTCTCCCCACTCAACTTGCGGTCCAGAAACGTCGCCGCACTGATCAGTGCCAAATGGCTCAACGCCTGGGGCGTGTTGCCCAGGTGCCGAGCCTGGCTGTCGAACTCTTCGGCGTACAGCCCCAGCGGGTTGGCGTAGCGCAGCAATTGCTCGAATTCCAGGTGGGCTTTCTCCACCTGGCCGGCGCGGGCCAGGCATTCGACGTACCAGAACGAGCAGGCGGTGAACGCGCCTTCGGTGCCTTGCAGTCCGTCGATCCGGCTGTCGTCGTTGCGGTAGCGGTACACCATGCCGTCGCGCACCAGGCTTTTCTGGATCGCTTCCAGCGTACTCAGCCAGCGCGGATCGGTGGCCGCGACGAAGCGCACCAGCGGCATCAACAGCATCGAACCGTCGAGGGCGGTGCTGCCGATGTGTTGCACAAAGTGCCCGCGCTCTTCGTTCCAGAAGTTGCTCCAGATGTCGGCGTAAATCGCCTGGCGTGTCTGGTCCCAGCGCGCGAAAGGCGCCGGCAGCGAGCGCTTGGAGGCCAGGCGGATCGCGCGGTCCAGCGCCACCCAGCACATCAGCCGCGAATGCAGGAAGTGGTGCTGCTCGCCGCGCATTTCCCAGATGCCCACGTCTTTGCTGTTCCACACTTCACACACTTGATCGACCACTTCCACCGTGTGTTTCCAGCCCTCGTGGGAGATGGCTTCGCCGTACTTGTTGACCAGATACACCGCGTCCATCAACTCGCCGTAGATATCCAGCTGGACCTGGTCGACCGCTTCGTTGCCGATGCGCACCGGCCTGGCACCGCCGTGGCCGCTCAGGTGATCCAGGTGGATTTCGGGCAGTTCCTGACGGCCGTCAATACCGTAGAGGATATTGATCTTGAGCGATTGACCGCAGCAGTCGCTGACCCGGCCCCTGAGCCAACGCATATAAGCGTTGGCTTCTTCGACAAAACCCAGGCGCATGAACGCATAGACCGTAAACGAGGCGTCGCGGATCCAGGTGTAGCGGTAGTCCCAGTTGCGTTCACCGCCGGGTGATTCCGGCAGGCCGAAAGTGGCGGCGGCGATAATCGCGCCGTGTTTGCGCGAGGTCAGCAGCTTGAGCGCCAGGGCCGAGCGGTTGACCATTTCGCGCCAGCGCCCGCGGTAATTCGATTGGGCGATCCAGCCGCGCCAGAACTGCAACGTATGGGCCAGCGCCAGGTCGGTGCCGTTGCTGTCGACGCGCGCATCGTCCTGGCCACCGAGAACGAATTCGGCGCCTTGATCCTGGGTGAGGGTGAAATGGGCCACCGCGGCAGCGTCTTCAATCTGCAGCGGGTGGCTGCCAGAGAGGCGCAGGCCGGGATGACCTTCGGCGTTGAAGCACACCGCGCCGTGATCGACGCTGGCGTGGGTGGCGGCACGCGCGTAGTCATGGCGCACCGCACAACGCAGGTGAAAGTCGGCCGTGCCGCTGACCACGCGCACGCGGCGGATCAACAAGGGCAGGTCATCGGGGGACTCACTGATGGTCAACAGGTCGGTGATCTCCACCACCGCTTCATCGCTCAGCCAGCGGGTTTGCAGCACGTTGGTGTCGGGCAGGTAGATCTGTTCGCGGCGCGCGTTGGGCAGGTTGGGGGTGAGCTGGAAAGTGCCGGCGTCCGGCGTATCCAGCAGTGCGCAAAAAATCGATGGGCTGTCGAATTCCGGCCAGCACAAAAAGTCGATGCTGCCTTTATCGTTCACCAGGGCCGCTGTGCGCATATCACCGATGATGCCGTGCGCATCGATGGCGCTTTGGGGTTCGTTTTTCAAATCAACCATTGTCACGAAACTCCGGATAAAGGCTCATGCCGCCATCGATGAACAAGGTGCTGCCCACCACATAGTCGGACGCATCACTGGCCAGCCAGACCACCGCGTTGGCGACGTCTTCCACGTCGCCGACGCGGCCATAGGGAATCAATTTCAGCAATTGCTGTTCGGCCGCGCCCTCGGTGGCGGCACGGTTGATCGCCGTACGAATCGCCCCCGGTGCAATGCCATTGATGCGGATTCGCTGCGCGCTGACTTCCTGGGCGAGGGTGCGCATCAGCATCTCCACACCGCCCTTTGACGCGGCGTAGTTCACGTGGCCGGCCCAGGGGATGACTTGATGCACCGAACTCATGTGGATGATCTTGCCGGCGGCCCGTGACACGCCTTCGCGCACGCCCTGGCGCGTGAAGATGCGCACTGCGGCCCGGGCGCACAGGAATTGGCCGGTGAGGTTGACGCCGATCACGCTGTTCCAGTCGTCGAGGCTCATGTCGACCACGGCGGCATCCTTTTGCAGGCCGGAGTTGGCCACCAGAATATCCAGGTGCCCGAACGCCTCCAGCGTCTGAGCGAACAGCCGCTCGACATCGGCCTCTTGGGACACGTCCGCGCCAATCGCGATGGCCCGGCCACCGTTGGCATTGATCTGCGCCGCCAACGCCTCGGCCGGTGCCGCCTGGCGGTTGTAATTCAGCACCACGGCCGCACCGGCTTGCGCCAGGGCCTTGGCCGCGCCGGCACCGATGCCGGAACTGGCGCCCGTCACCAGTGCCACTTGTTGCTCCAACGAGATATGCATTGCCCACCCGACCTTGAAATTCGTGAGTTCACGTCAGCTGACTGACCGTGAGCAAGGGAAGTTCAGCCGTGTGATTTTGACGACTACAACCATGGTGATAAATGGAATAACAGAACTATAAAAAATAACCATAAGATACTAAAAAACCGCTCAAAAGCGTTTGACAGGATTTTTGCTCACGTGTCTTATAGGCACACCTCAACTCGCTCCGCCGGTAGTTCAGAAGTCACGCGGAGTCACCTATATAGAGAAGCCTATGTGTCTATCGGCCGTTATAGGGGAACTACCAGAGCAGGGGGCAGCGCAGTTGCCCAAGTTAGTCATCTTCGATTGCGACGGTGTACTTGTCCAAAGTGAAGAGATCACCCTGTCTGTATTGATCTCCATGCTTAATGCTCTTGTGCATGAGCGTCAGGCACTGGACCGTGCTTATTTCATTGAGCGCTTTCGTGGGCGAAAAGTTGGCGAGTGCCTGCGTGAAGCCGAGGAATTATTAAATGTTAGTTTGGGGAGGACGTTTGAAGAGGACTTTCGAACGCGGGCATTGTCCGCGTTAACACTCGAGTTGAAAGCCACCGATGGCATCAGTGATGTATTGGACGGCCTGACAATCCCTTATTGCGTGGCCTCCAGTGCGCCGCGTAACAAAATAGAACACTGTTTACGCCTCACTGGGTTGTTACCGTACTTTGAAGGACGAATATTCAGTTGTTATGAACTGGGGCGTTGGAAACCTGATCCTTTGGTGTTTTTAACCGCGTGCGCTACGTATAACGTTGATGTACGTGATGCCCTGGTTATTGAAGACAGTGTGGTCGGCATTCAAGCGGCTGTCGCCGCCACTATAAAAGTTCTGGGTTTTGGTCCGCTGCATCGGCATACCGCATTGGCCGAGGCCGGTGCGACACCCTTTTGCGATATGCGTGAATTATTGACGCTTATTAACCGAGCCACTGAAGGAGCAGGCGTCGTGGGCACACAAGGTTATATAGAACGGCTTAAACGCAATGATCAATGTTCAGAAGTGTGGTGGGATTCATCGCCGGTGGTCTACGCGCCCTATAAAAGGCACTTGTTGGATAAGTACCCGGCAGCGGTCGCGCACATCGAGCAGCTGATGCCGGATGAGCTGTCGCAGCCCTGGGGCTTGAGCAGCGTGACCACCAACCCTCGGCTGGTGACGGCGGCGATCCTCGATAAACGTGAATACTGGTCCTCCCGTTTTAACCTGGCAGGGCTGTCCTGCGGGGCGTTGCGCAACAAACTGTATAACGAGGTGATCAGCGAAGGCGCCTCGGCACTCAAGCCCTTGTGGGTACATTCGGCGCAGGCCGACGGTTGGATCAGCGCTCAGGTCGACCCTTCGGATGTGCGCTGCGCCGAGCGCATGACCGCTCGAGGGCTGGAGCTGCATCGCCTGGCTGCGAATGTGATGGTCAAGGTGCCGGGTAGTCTCGAAGGGATCGCGACGGTCGAACAGCTGGTGGCCCAGGGCGTCTCGGTCAATATCACGTTCTGTTTTACCGTTTCTCAGTTCCAGGCCGGTATCCAGGCGTTAGAACGCGGCTTGGCCACTGCACGCAGCAACGGCATCGACACCGGCCCTTGCAAGTACGTGATCACCTTCATGATCGGGCGTTTCGCCTGCCAGCCGGAGTTTGCGTTGCAAGCGGCAGAGCGCGGCTTGGCGCTGGCACCAGAGGAACTGCGCTGGGCCGAGCTGTTGATTTACCAGCAGATACAAGCCCTGGTCGCGGCCTCGAAAGTACCGGTTAAAACCCTGCTCTCCAGTATCAAGGTCGACATCGATGAGCGCGGCCACAAACACTGCTGGCATCTGGAGAAAACCGGACTGACCGCCACCTGTTACACGCTGACCCCGGACGTGGTGGAGTTTCTGATCGAGCGCGAAAGCCACGGCAAACCGGTGGCGCCGGCCAGCGAACCGGTGCAGGCGCCGCCGGCCACGTTCGCCAAACTCATCGGCATTCCGTACTTCTGCGAAGCCTTTTTGCTCGACGGCATCGAACCCTACGACTTCGGCAACCATGAGGCGTTTATCAACGCCTGCACTGAGGCCAACAGCGCGCACCGTCGCCTGACCGATTACTGCGTGCGCCTGTGCCCGACGGCCAAACCCTTCAGCCTGTCGCTCAACGCCGTCCTCGCCGCTGAATACGGGGTGCCGGCATGAATAAAATGGTGGGTTTATGGGCGCATCCGCGCTCGCGTTCCACAGTGCTGGAGCGGGTGTTTATCGAACGCGGGGACTTCCAGGTGTTCCACGAGCCCTTCGCGCACATGGCGTTCTGCGAGGCGTCGGCGATCCCGTCGGATGAGTGGGACCACAGTTTGCCCACCACGTACGAGGGCATAAAAGCGCAACTGATCGAGGCCAAAACCCAGGGCAACGTGTTCCATAAAGATATGTGCTACCACTGCCTGGATGACTTGAAAGTCGATCAAGACTTTCTGGTCCAACAACACAATATTTTTATTATTCGCGAACCCGCCAGCAGTATTGTTTCCCATCATCGAGTACACCCGGATATGCCGTTGCAGGCCATCGGGCATAAAGCCTTGTACGAGATCTTTTGCGTGGTGACCAAACTGACCGGGCACGTGCCCTATGTGATAAATGCCGATGATCTGGCCGCCGAACCCGAGCGCGTGATGCGCAAGTTGTGTGATCACTTGCAGATTGAATTTCTGCCCCATGCGATGACTTGGAAACGCGAATGCCCGTCGCAGTGGAAAACCTGGAGAAGTTGGCACGTCGCGGCGGAAAACAGTGAGCGTATTGTGTTGCCGGATAATCAGCAAGTTGACAGCGATGTACTCGATCACTCTCCCAAACTGAAAGCCTTGTACGACTATCACCGGCCTTTTTACGCGCGCATGAATGAATTTTGTCAATAAGGACTGTTGGATGAAGAAGTTGATTATCACCGGTGCCGCCAATGGGATTGGCCGGGCGACAGTAGAGCAGGCTATCAATCAAGGTTATTTCGTGATTGCTGCCGATAAAGATGCCGATGGTTTAAATAACTTGCAGCGCCTGTACGGACCGCAGGTCCTGGAAACCCGGGTTGCAGACTTTTCGGACAATGCAGTCATCAAGGGTTTTATTCCGGCGTTATACACACGTCACACCACGATTTATGGACTGGTGAACAACGCCGGTATTTACCACGGCAAAAGTGTCTACCAGTACAGCGATGAAGAAGTTGACGACATCCTCAATGTCAATCTCAAGGCGCTGGTCTACCTCTCCAAAGACTTCGCCGAACGGGAAATGCCCCACGAGGCTCCACGCAGTATCGTCAACATTGCCTCGGTGGCCGGAGAAGTGGGCAGTTGCGATGCGCTGTACGGCGCCACCAAGGCGGCGGTGATCGGGCTGACCAAAGCCAACGCCTGGAATTTTGCGCCGTTCGTACGGGTAAATGCGGTGTCGCCGGCGCTGATCCACGACACAGCCATCTACGACACCATCCCCGAATACCGCCGCGCCGAGTACGCGCGCCAGGAAATCCTCAAGGACCCGATCCTGCCAAGTGGCGTCGCGCAGGTCATTTTGTTGTTGATCGGCGATGCCATGCGCCACATCAGCGGCAGAGTCATTCCGGTGGACAACGGGGCTTACCCACGATGAACCCGTCGACCCCCAGGAAAAAACTGCTGCTGGTAGGCGCGGGTAACCTGTGCCTGCAAATCCTAAAGATTCTCGGGCCCAAAAATGCCTTCGAGTTCGTGGTGCTGGGGCGCAATGAGGAAGCGACCCTGCGCCTGTGCAACCTGGTGGCGCTGTCGTGTGCGCAGTTGGGGCAGTACATCGCGATCAAACCGGTGATCGCCG encodes the following:
- a CDS encoding glucose 1-dehydrogenase; its protein translation is MHISLEQQVALVTGASSGIGAGAAKALAQAGAAVVLNYNRQAAPAEALAAQINANGGRAIAIGADVSQEADVERLFAQTLEAFGHLDILVANSGLQKDAAVVDMSLDDWNSVIGVNLTGQFLCARAAVRIFTRQGVREGVSRAAGKIIHMSSVHQVIPWAGHVNYAASKGGVEMLMRTLAQEVSAQRIRINGIAPGAIRTAINRAATEGAAEQQLLKLIPYGRVGDVEDVANAVVWLASDASDYVVGSTLFIDGGMSLYPEFRDNG
- a CDS encoding GlxA family transcriptional regulator; translation: MSRIVHVLAFDNVQVLDVTGPLQVFASANDLARQRGQPLPYAVSVIAAQTEPVMTSAGLALVAEPLPAADAPCDTLVIAGGWGVYGAAEDLALVDWVREKARHTRRMTSVCTGAFLLAASGMLDGCRVATHWTRCEELARKFPALTVESNPIFIQQGAVWTSAGVTAGIDLCLALVEQDLGGAVALEVARHLVVFLKRPGGQSQFSVTLSLQKGDSRFAELHAWIAEHLSLDLNISTLAAQVGMSERSFVRHYRAETGQTPARAVELIRVETARRQLAHSNTSIKRIAVQCGFGCEETLRRSFLRALAVTPQAYRERFSPVS
- the inhA gene encoding isonitrile hydratase, encoding MTLQIGFVLFPGIQQLDLTGPYDVLGSLPDVKLHLVWKDLAPVTSSTGLVFTPTTTYADCPNLDVLCVPGGSGVGALMEDPHTLDFLKAQAQTARYVTSVCTGSLVLGAAGLLRGRKATTHWAYHDMLAPLGAIPVQERVVRDGNLFTGGGITAGIDFALVLAAELYSEAAAQLVQLQIEYAPAPPFDAGSPQTAPAHVLEEAKKRTVDSRKVRGEITARAAARLG
- a CDS encoding glycoside hydrolase family 15 protein: MVDLKNEPQSAIDAHGIIGDMRTAALVNDKGSIDFLCWPEFDSPSIFCALLDTPDAGTFQLTPNLPNARREQIYLPDTNVLQTRWLSDEAVVEITDLLTISESPDDLPLLIRRVRVVSGTADFHLRCAVRHDYARAATHASVDHGAVCFNAEGHPGLRLSGSHPLQIEDAAAVAHFTLTQDQGAEFVLGGQDDARVDSNGTDLALAHTLQFWRGWIAQSNYRGRWREMVNRSALALKLLTSRKHGAIIAAATFGLPESPGGERNWDYRYTWIRDASFTVYAFMRLGFVEEANAYMRWLRGRVSDCCGQSLKINILYGIDGRQELPEIHLDHLSGHGGARPVRIGNEAVDQVQLDIYGELMDAVYLVNKYGEAISHEGWKHTVEVVDQVCEVWNSKDVGIWEMRGEQHHFLHSRLMCWVALDRAIRLASKRSLPAPFARWDQTRQAIYADIWSNFWNEERGHFVQHIGSTALDGSMLLMPLVRFVAATDPRWLSTLEAIQKSLVRDGMVYRYRNDDSRIDGLQGTEGAFTACSFWYVECLARAGQVEKAHLEFEQLLRYANPLGLYAEEFDSQARHLGNTPQALSHLALISAATFLDRKLSGEKTVWQP
- a CDS encoding transaldolase family protein, producing MGTQGYIERLKRNDQCSEVWWDSSPVVYAPYKRHLLDKYPAAVAHIEQLMPDELSQPWGLSSVTTNPRLVTAAILDKREYWSSRFNLAGLSCGALRNKLYNEVISEGASALKPLWVHSAQADGWISAQVDPSDVRCAERMTARGLELHRLAANVMVKVPGSLEGIATVEQLVAQGVSVNITFCFTVSQFQAGIQALERGLATARSNGIDTGPCKYVITFMIGRFACQPEFALQAAERGLALAPEELRWAELLIYQQIQALVAASKVPVKTLLSSIKVDIDERGHKHCWHLEKTGLTATCYTLTPDVVEFLIERESHGKPVAPASEPVQAPPATFAKLIGIPYFCEAFLLDGIEPYDFGNHEAFINACTEANSAHRRLTDYCVRLCPTAKPFSLSLNAVLAAEYGVPA
- a CDS encoding sulfotransferase family protein, with product MNKMVGLWAHPRSRSTVLERVFIERGDFQVFHEPFAHMAFCEASAIPSDEWDHSLPTTYEGIKAQLIEAKTQGNVFHKDMCYHCLDDLKVDQDFLVQQHNIFIIREPASSIVSHHRVHPDMPLQAIGHKALYEIFCVVTKLTGHVPYVINADDLAAEPERVMRKLCDHLQIEFLPHAMTWKRECPSQWKTWRSWHVAAENSERIVLPDNQQVDSDVLDHSPKLKALYDYHRPFYARMNEFCQ
- a CDS encoding sigma-70 family RNA polymerase sigma factor, coding for MSSDPPLDHAAIGQLYHAHHAWLRSWLNRRTGCREHAADLAQETFVRLLNARKQQTLQQPRAYLSTIARSLMIDHYRRRELERAYLESLAHFPEIEVPSEETRRLILDSLERIDRLLDQLKPRVREAFLLAQLDGLTCAQIAERLDVSKATVERDLSKALHACYRLRYVEL
- a CDS encoding SDR family NAD(P)-dependent oxidoreductase, yielding MKKLIITGAANGIGRATVEQAINQGYFVIAADKDADGLNNLQRLYGPQVLETRVADFSDNAVIKGFIPALYTRHTTIYGLVNNAGIYHGKSVYQYSDEEVDDILNVNLKALVYLSKDFAEREMPHEAPRSIVNIASVAGEVGSCDALYGATKAAVIGLTKANAWNFAPFVRVNAVSPALIHDTAIYDTIPEYRRAEYARQEILKDPILPSGVAQVILLLIGDAMRHISGRVIPVDNGAYPR
- a CDS encoding alpha/beta fold hydrolase, producing MITAPSLHYVRTSMLDIAYEAHGPADGEPVILLHGFPYDPRGYDSIAPVLAERGYRVLVPYLRGYGPTRFINDQVMRSGQQAALAQDLLEFMDALSIPRAMLAGYDWGGRAACIVAALWPQRVRGLVTGDGYNIQDISKSPAPRAPETEHRLWYQYYFHTPRGVEGLTANRRGLCKLLWSLWSPSWAAGPGLYAHTAPSFDNPDFVEVVIHSYRHRFMYAPGDPALEFIEEKLAEQPLISVPSISLCGADDGVGPPSEVDEDVQHFSGFYRRQVLPGVGHNIPQEAPGATLEALLELLAYDTGEKRSR